The following DNA comes from Merismopedia glauca CCAP 1448/3.
GCCCGATCGAAGGTTTCTAAAGGACCTACTAGTTCCTCGCCCCAATAACCCCACTCAGATAACACTGTTAAAATCTTTTTCATATGATTGCCTCCTGCTGGTCAATGTGTTTATTTGAAGTAATTAGACCGATCCAGACATGGGATTTCACGATTTTTAGAGGCTGAAACTCGATTCAATTCATTTTTACTGGGCTGAAAATCTGGGTTTCAACATCAGGTACAAGATTCTGAGTAAGTAGTCCGACAGAATTAATTACACAAAATGAGAGTTAAAAGCCTTGCCAACTAACAAAGTAGTGTGTGAATATTTTTCTCTTATTACTTATTAGCTGGCAATTCTGACAACAGGCTGAAAAGTGCTAGTCTTTCGGTTAGAGAAAAGATTTGTGGCTGAGGTGACTTGTTGGATTTGTTCGGTGATAGCATCGATGAATGGATAAACCTCATGACGCGATCGCCCAGTTACCAGATCGCCGTCTACAACCACACCCGTAGGTGCAGGTTCGTATATAGCGCCTGCGTTGACTATATCTGCTAGTACAACTTCATGGCAGATAACTCGTCTGTCTTTAAGCAGTTCTGGCATTGGTGTTATCAGCCATAGTCCATGACACAATGCACCCTTGATAATTTTGGGATTTTTCATCGCCTCAGCATAAAATTTCACGGCTGGAGAGTTACGCACTTGTTCGCCACTAATTGGCATACCTGGTGGTGGTTCAAAATAACGCAGACGGACGCTAGTATAGTTCGCACCCATAATTACAGCCGCGTAGTCGTTAACATCTACATCTTGAAAATCAATCTCTACATCCAGGGTTTTAGGTATTTCACCTTCTACCGTATCGCTGAAGAACCGCACGCTTGATTGACCCCACAGCCTCGACATAAAATGTACTGTGGCTTTTAGTTCTGAAAATCGCTGTTGGTAGGCTTCCATTTCTTCGGGAATAAACTCGCTTTCCACGAGAACCGCAATTTTCTTCCCTCCAAGAGATCTGGGTATCATAGTAGTTTAATATCCTTAGTACCGCTAGATTTTTGCTGGGAACGCTAGTCAATTTTTTAATTAATCTATGCTGTTAGTTTAGGTTCAAAAAAACCAGGCAGCAATGGTTTTTTTTTCGGAACCAGTTTGGATTATTTAGGCGATCGTAAATATGGGGAATAATTAATTGGCGATCGCATATTTGGGCTGACCAATAGTTGGACAGTCCCTCAACAATTTGAGATGGAAATTACAGAATAAAATTATGTTAATCGATCGGATGTTTTCCCTGGATGTTTTCCCAGTGGATATCACCCATTAATCATGAATACTGCCATCGGGCATGACTGTTCTCTTGAGGATTATATTAGTTGTGTTTGCGCCAGTTAAGTTAGCCCCGATTAGATTAGCCCCACTTAGGTTGGCACCACTTAGGTTGGCATAGCTTAAGTCAGCCCCAATTAAATTGGCACCAGTAAGATTAACATCTTTTAAGTTGCATTTTGAACAGTTCTTAGTTTTTAGCAATCTTTTAATTGGAGAATCTGGACTGTTTTTTTGGGCATCAGTTCCACATAAATCAGTTAAGTCAACTACCGTACCATCTTCAGTTTTAATGTGGCAAACTGGCAAACCAGATTTGATATTTTTATTTGAAAAATATTGACTGCCCAAACTAGATCGATCTGTTAAGTAAATCAAAGCAGTAGATAAAGCAGCAATTGAAAAAAAAAGTTTTAGCATCAAAATATACCAACAAAATATACCAACGCAATTTAGTTAAGAAGCTACCCTAACTTGACGCAAATCAAGAATAATTTGTGTAGCACAAACCGCAGCAATCAATCCAATCAACTCAACCGGTAACAAATCTGCACCAGCTATGGCAAAGACTAAAACCAGAGCCGCACTCCCAAAGCGATACATAGCTCGGATTTTGCAGTGCAGTCTAGCCTTATTAGATAAACCAGCAATATAAATAATGCCGAGGCTAAGAAAGCACAGCACCACACCAGTGCAAATTAAACAGCGTTCAGCCAATGGCACTACTAGATCTGGAGTGATAGACAAGAGATGCTCCAAGCCAACTCCAGTAGCAGTTAGACCAATGACTAAGGGCAAATGTACATAGAGCCAGGTTTGATAGGCAGCGATACTACGGCACGTCCGAGCAGCTTGGATAGCAGAACCGCCTAGGTTTTCAAAATAGATCCACCACAGGCTAAAGATAATACTGATACTAAACACGATCGCAATCCCACTGGAGATACTCCACGGCTGCTGCTCGACGCCACGAATTACCGCCCAAAATGACTCCCCTAGGACAATCAGGGTAAATAGCCCAAATCGTTCTGGTAAGTGAGAATCGTGAGGAGCTAACTTCACGTGTACTGCTGATCCTGCTGTTAGAGCCATGCTTAAATCCACTGTCAAGCCTAAGATCCAAAATCCGAATCGCACTGGTATTGGCATAAACGCCGATATTAACCACAACAGTGCCGCAACTCCAAAACTTTTAGCTGCTCTGGTTGTCAATGGACGTGCTGCAACTATATGCCATCCAGCACGGAGAAACTCAACGATCAGCAAAATCCGAATCGCAGTATACGAAAGCGCAAAACCAACTGAAGTTTCATTGAAGCCATCGTGTAGGTTGACTGCAAGAGCTACAACTGCAACCATGTTTGCTGCTGTCAGCAATCGGTGTAACAAATCATCAGTATCAAACAGGTTGGAGTAGTATGTACTGTTAAGCCAAGACCACCAAATTGGTATGAATAGTCCTACAAAGGTTAAAAAGCCCACTAGAGAAATATTTTGGCTCAGATTTTCAGCTAGCTGTCCTATTGCCACCACAAAGCTGAGATCAAAAAATAGCTCCAGCCAGGTTGCATGTCTTGGTTCTAAGTTACTTTCCTGAATTCTTAGTTCTGGAGGACGCCACCAGCTTTTCATCCTACACACCACCTACTATTAGTTTGCACCGTTCTAGATGTAGATTTTTCAGTTGATGCAGGGATTAGATCTCAAATGGGTTCTATACTTTTATGCTTGACAGGCAGATAAGAGAACTCTTGCGTAAGTATTGGAATTGATATTTAAAATGTGAAAATTCGACTTTTGCAAGAGGTATAAGGATTGGTACTTGTTCTGAGCAAAGCTGGTCAAGGTACTTCAATAAAGGTATGGTCAACATAGCACCAACCCCAATTTTCTCCTGATTCAAAAGATTTAACGATAGGATGACCTGTCATCTGGAAATGGTGAGTAGCGTGCTTATTTTTGGAAGAGTCGCAGCAACCAACGTGTCCGCAGATCTGACAGATACGTAAGTGAACCCAACGATCCCCCATTGCCAGACACTCCTGGCAACCAACCGCACTGGGTGTAACCTGATGAATCTGATTTAAATGGGTACAAGTTGAGCGCATACGTTTTCTCCTTTAGAGGTAATTTGAGACGGAGTAAAAGGTAGATAAACTTGAAAGCAGGTATTTCCTGGTTTAGAGAAGATCCGGATATCTCCTTGATGCTTTTCTACAACAATGCGGTAGCTAATAACGAGACCTAAGCCTGTTCCTTCCCCTACTCCTTTAGTGGTAAAAAACGGCTCGAAGATCCGCTCTTTAATTTCCGGTGAAATCCCGGGACCACTGTCAGCAATCTCCACCAGTACACAATTATTCTCCTGTGCTGTGCGTATCCTGATTTCTCCCTTACCTGCCATAGCATCAATAGCATTATCAATTAGGTTAGTCCAGACTTGATTAAGCTCGCTCCCATACGCCCAGATACGTGGTAGATGGCGATCGTATTGACGGCTTACGGTTACACCACTGTTGAGCTTGTGTCCTAGAATTGTTAGTGTACTTTCAATTCCTTGGTGTATATCCACCTCTTGCATCGGTGCTTGGTCCATATAAGAGTACTCTTTGATAGACTTCACCAAAGCAGAAATACGCTGCGTACTATGCTCTATCTCATCCAACAGCCCAACTCCGGTTAAGGTGGCATCAATCCAACTGAAGACTCGATCTAGAGATTCGATAGGTACGTTTTGGGCAACGGTTTCCAGCCATTGAGTGTCAATCCCTGCCGACACTAAGGTATGGGCTAGTTTCCACCCATCGATTACACCGTACATATCTAGCCAACTCAGAATCTCATCTTCTTTGTCACTTTGGATGAGAGGATCTAGGTATGAGGAGGTTTTAGTACGCTCAATAGCTTCGTGCAGCATTTGATCGAGAAGTTCTAATTGAGCTTTGGTCAACTGTAACTGATTGAGTTTCAGTGCTAGAGAGAGCAACTGTGGAAAGACTTGCTGCAATTGCTTCATCCCTCGACTGACTGCGGCAGCAGGGTTATTTAATTCGTGAGCCAGACCAGCCGCCAAGGTTCCTAGTGCAGCCAGTTTTTGATGGTGTCGCGACGTTGACTCCAAAATCTCGACTCTTTGGGCAGTAATCATCAGCAAATCTCGAGTAATACTCGGAATAGTCGCTAGAATTTCCCAAAAAGTCGTATTATCCCAAATAAGAACGTGACTTTGACTGAAGGCTCGTCCGCTACCTAAGTAAGGTGAGTCCAATAAAATTAACTCATGACCTGTAAAAGTGCCAGGTCCAAAGGTCATGATATGCTTTTCGGCATTACTCACCTTTTTGATCAGCCGAATCTCACCTTCTAGGAGGACGTAGAACTTATCTGGGGGGTCTCCCTCAAGATTGAGAAATTCTCCGGGTTCTAGCCAAGTTTCAATCGCTCGTTCAGTTAACCAGTGCAATTGCTCGTCTGTCAATTTTGAGAACAGAGATACTTGGCGCAAAGCTCTAATTTCAATCATAATTAGATATGGCTGAGGTATTGATGAACAAACTGAATGGCTATAGCCCCCTCTCCCACTGCGGAAGCAACTCGCTTGACTGAGCCGTGACGCACATCTCCAGCCACAAATATGCCTGGTACGCTACTCTCTAGTAGAAAGGGGGGACGATTCAGTTTCCATCCATGAGGATATTTACCATCACGCATCAAATCCGATCCAGAGAGAATAAATCCTTGTTTGTCTCTCTCCACTACGTCACAGAGCCAGTCAACTTGAGGTTTTGCCCCGATTAAAATAAAGAGAAAATGGGTGGAAACTGTTTGCTGTTCCCCAGTTATCTGATTACTAATGGTAATCGTCTCTAAGAATTTCTCACCTTGAACCTCAATGACCTGACTATGTAATTGAACTGTAATGTTCTCAGTTAACTCAATTTGGTCAATCAGATACTGCGACATACTTTGAGCTAGGGAATCACCCCTTACTAAAATAGTCACATGGCGAGCATACTTAGAAATATAAATTGCTGCCTGTCCGGCTGAGTTAGCGCCACCAACTATATAAACCTCTTCATTCAAACAGGATATAGCTTCAGTCATGGCTGCGCCATAGTAGACGCCAGCCCCTGTAAGGCGATCGATTCCAGGTATCTCAAGTTGACGATAGGATACGCCGGTGGAAACGACCACTGCATGACAGCTAATTTCCACACCATCGTTAAGCACTATCTGCCGATAGGGATCTTGAACTCGAATTTCCCTCACTTCTTGGGGTGTCAAGATCTCTACCCCAAATCGTTTGGCCTGAGCCACAGCCCGCCGAGCTAAATCTGAGCCACTCAGACCAACTGGAAAGCCCAGATAGTTTTCAATGCGAGAACTAGTTCCCGCTTGTCCTCCTGGTGCTTCTTTTTCAATTAGTACTGTTCGCAGACCTTCAGAAGCTCCGTAAACTGCTGCTGCTAAACCAGCCGGACCAGAGCCAACAATGGCTAGATCGTAAAATGGCATCTCAGCCCGGGTTTTTAGACCAATCTTTTCTGCTAGTTGCATATTGGTTGGCTGTACCAAATAAGAACCATCAGGAAAGATCGCCACAGGCAACTCATTGACATTAGATCCCAGATTCGCCACTAATTGCCTAGCTTCTGGTTTAGCCTCAATATCCAAACACTGATATGGGACTTGATTGCGTGCCAAAAAATCCTTGATTTGGTGTAAGTGAGGCGACCAACGAGAACCAACAACCCGTATCCCTTGAAACGGCGGGCGAAATGACGAGAGCCAATCATCTAGCAGATCGTTAAGGACGGGAAATAGATTCTCTTCTGGAGGTTCCCACGGTTTGAACAGATAATAGTCAATTTTGGCGTTATTGATCGCTCGAATTGCCGCATCTGTATCTGCGTAGGCAGTTAATAAAACCCTTTTAGCAGTGGGAAAGAGTTTCATGGCGTGTTCTAAGAACTCTGTCCCTGTCATCTGAGGCATCCGTTGATCCACCAGAAACAATCCCACAGATTCATTCCGCAATTTGATCTGTTCCAGAGTTTTTAAAGCTTTTATGCCTGAATCTGCTCGAATCACTCGAAAACGACTGCCGTACTCGCGGCGCAGATCTAACTCTATGACTCGCAAAACTCCAGGATCGTCATCTACCGCAAATAATACTGGGTTAGACAAAATCATACCTCTAAAACTGCTAGAAAAAGACGTAATGATGATATTGAGAACCCCTGCTTTGCTCATGCTCTTAAATAAGCATCAACAAACACAGGGAAAGTTCTCAAAGTTTAAGATCGATCGTTCTACACAGTTGCCATTGCTAATGGAGGGGGTGCGATCGCCTCTTCATCTAACAAAGTGACTTCTTGGTAGAATGAACTCATCATCAGGAAGTTTTTCACGTTTTCCTGAGCGCCTACTATTTGCATCTCCACATCGCTACCCAACTTTTGCTTAATAAAGACCAAAGAACGCAACCCAGCACTGGTGATACATTCCAAATCTTCTAAAAGTAAAACTACACGTTTGATAGGTTCAGTTGTGGCTTTTTGCAACTCTTCCTCTAAAATTTCGATCCCACTAGCATCAAGTAAACCTTTCAAGGAAATCTTGGCGGTGTCTGAAGTTACTTCTAGGCAAGTAGCATCAAAAAAGAGCTTAATTGGGACAATTCGGACTCTAACTTTTAAATTTTCTTGACTCAGTGGTAGCTTGACAGTTAGCTGGTTAGGGTCAAAGTCATAATAGGGTTGTCCATTAATCCATACTTGACCTATGTGCACGCTATCGGGTGGCAGAATATCTGGCTGTACGCGCAAGATGTTATTTTCAAAACCACCTGGCTTAGGCTTAAAGTATAGATCCATCGGCTGCTGAGTCAGCAGTAGGTTAGTATAAACTGTTGACAAGTAAGCTAACTCGAAAGAGTGATAACCACTCATAGAGTGAGAGCCTTTGCCTCGTTCAGTTCCCAACAGGTAAGGAAGACCATTAGCTAAAACATTGAAGTAGATCCCACCAGCTTCATAATCGAGGAACCAAGCGTTATAGAAAGCTGATGATTCGCGGGCTAATTTGAGAAAATCAGGTTTATCTGATGAACCAGCCAGGATCAGGTAAGCTAGAATAGCTTGTTCTTGCTGCCACCAAGCTTTGCGATCGTGCCAGACACAACGATGGAATTTTTCATCTGAACCTAGGGTGCGTTCTACCACATCGTACCATCCGCCACGCTGGAGGTCACTGCCTACTTGAGGCATAATTCCGGCAATCTTCTCAGCCAAAGCCACATACTTATCTTTGGGCTTCAAATTGTTCATCCGCATGAGATTCCAGGCAATTTTCAGGTTGTGACCCACAACTGCTCGGTTCTGCTGCCATCCCCAGGTTGTGTCATGGCTCCAGTCCTCATAAAAGCGCTCTTGAACGAATGGACTATTTTCGTAGTCTGGGAAACGCTGCTCGATAGTGTCGAAAGTAGACTCTAGAAAATTGGCGTATTCTTCTTTACCCGTTGCCAACCAGAGATTAATCAAATAAGCTGGAGCATGGTCACCCACTGAGTTCCAGTTCTTTTTAGCTCGGTTATGTCCCAATGTTTCAGAGTAAGGGCTGAAACTAATTGGATCGATATGAGAGAAAAACCCGCCCTTATCAGATTTATCTAGGAAATAGCGATTGAACAGATTGACAGTCAACTCAACATCTTTCATGATGCGAGGGTCCCCTGTCACTCTGTAAGTCTGAGTAGGACCTGCCAAGGCATATATTTGCTCGTAAGCTGGAATGGCATTATAATCATCCCCAAACTCTGAGGAAAAGATCTTTTGTTCGCTGCCGTCTGGTTTAACGTCTATTGCGTGATACCAATAGGCGATTCCTTCACTATTATCCAGAAAACGCATATGTTCTCGCAGATATTCAGTGCCTTTCTCGGCTGCTTCTAAATACCGATCTTCTCCAGTGAGCATGTAAGCTGTTGCAAAACCGTAAACTAGACGAGAGATAGTGTCTGTTTCTTGACGATTGCTACCTTCCTTGGCTCCAACCAAACCTATACCTGTCCGATATTTCCGGAAATCAATTTCACCATCTTCAAACTGGGCGTTCAGGTAAAAATTGGCTAAACTTCGGATCTGCTTGGTCCACCAGTCTGGCTTTTCAAACAGATATTCATTTTCTGTCCGACCAGCAAAAACTATATGTTTGGCTTCAAATTTGTTCTGCTGTGTCTCAGGATAGAAAATGCCATATACAAATACATACCGATTCGGAACCAAGAATGAGACCATCTGACTGGTACAGTCGTGGTAAGGCTCGCCTAAGTTACGCATTAATTCAGCATAGGTATTTGCGGTTAAGGTTACTTCAAACAGCCTGCCATCTGATGTTTTAAGACTGAAACTCCCAACAGATCCTTTTTGTGGATTGAATTCAGTTACATATCCAGCCAGCATGTCTGAAAACGTGAATTCTATTTGATTCATGGAACTACCTCTTGTGTTAGTAATTAATTAGACATCTCCAAAAATGAGGGGGTAAGATTTAATTTCTGGAGAGGTCTATGATTTGAAAGCTAATTAACCAGGACTTACGCACTCAGCCCGATTATTGACGGTATAATGAGGCTTCTAGCTTCTATATCGACGCTTAGAACCACGAGATTTCGTTTCAGTGCGTAAGTCCTATTAACCTGAGTTCGGGTGAAGCTGAAACTCTTGTCTCTCTGTTTTATAGTTGGAGATGCATAGAACGTATTTGCAACGTTTCAGACCTTTGAAAGATATTTGAGCCTCTATATTCCGAAATAGGGTTATACCAATTTCATTTAATCCCGCTACATATCAATCTCCGCGTCTCCGTGTTAACCATCTGTAGCAGACATTTAGGAATTTGGTATTACTTATTTGGAAATAAGAACAACTATGGTGCGGTCTTGAACAGAATAGGTGTTGCCTGAAACCAACGTTTCTTGCCCTGATTCCACAATGTCTAGGGGAGAAGGTTTAGCAGTATTCACGACTTCGTACCATTCCCTACCTGGAACAGAGGGCATTTCAAAGTCTAGTTGCTCCCAGTGCATATTCAGCATTACGTGAATATCTGGTTCTCCATCAAATCCCCCTAAAGTGAATGCCAAAGATCTGGCATCAGGGTCATCCCAACCAGGCTTAAACACCTTCACGCCATGCCAGGAGATATCTGCTAAACCGCGCTCGTTCACTTGACCGTTGAAGAAGTTACGGCGACGCAAAGCTGAATGACAGTAACCCTTGCGGAAATTAATCATCAGCTTGAAGAATCTGAAAATATCAGCGTTCTGGTTCACAAGGTTCCAGTCAAACCAACTAATTTCGTTGTTTTGGCAGTAGGCGTTGTTGTTACCTTGCTGAGTGCGTCTGACTTCATCGCCAGCGACAATCATGGGTACGCCTTGAGAAAACAACAAGATGGTGGTCAGATTTTTGATTTGTCGTTGGCGTAGAGCGTCAATTTCTGGAGATTCAGTCTCTCCTTCGGCGCCACAATTCCAACTTAAATTGTCATTAATGCCATCCCGATTGTCTTCACCGTTAGCTTCATTGTGCTTGTAGTTGTAAGAAACCAAATCGTTGAGTGTGAAACCATCGTGACAAGTGATAAAGTTAACGCTATTAATTGGTAAATGTCTGTTTGCTTGATATAGGTCGGCACTACCCCCAATCCGCCAAGCTACTGCCCCAACTAAACCTGGATCTCCCTTCACAAATCGTCGAATATCATCTCTAAAGCGCCCGTTCCATTCTGCCCAACGGTATCCTGGAAAGTAACCAATCTGATACAGTCCGGCAGCATCCCAAGCTTCAGCGATAATTTTGGTGTCAGCTAGAGTTTCAGATGTTTCAATATGCCAGATTAGAGGGGGATGAGCTAGTGGCGTTCCATCTTCACCGCGAGATAAAATAGAGCCTTCGTCAAACCGGAAGCCATCAACGTGCATCTCTTTGACCCAAAACTCTAAGGAATCTAGAATTAACTTCTCGGTGATGGGATGGTTGCAGTTGAAGGTATTGCCGCAGCCAGAGTAGTCCATGTAATACTGTTTGTCAAAGGAAACAACGTGATAGTAACTGTTGTTGCCAAGACCCTTGAAATTGATAGTTGGTCCTAAATGGTTTCCTTCGCTAGTGTGATTAAATACCACATCTAAAATGACTTCAATTCCAGCTTTGTGTAAGGCTTTAACCATGTCTCGAAATTCGTCAATCTGGCATCCTGCTTCAGATTGAGTACAGTACGAGCCTTCAGGAGCAAAAAAACTATGGGGATTGTATCCCCAATAGTCTTTTAGTTGTTTTCCGTTGACTTCCCGGAGGACTTCAGTTTCATCGAAGTCAAATATGGGTAACAGTTCAACTGCTGTGATGCCCAATTCTTTGAGGTACGGAATCTTTTCGATGACTCCAGCAAAAGTACCGGGATATTGAGCCTTTGAGGTAGAAGATTTCGTAAATCCACCAACGTGTAGCTCATAAATGACGGTTTCATTCATCGGTCGATTGAGAGGGCGATCGCCTTCCCAGTCATAATCAGATATATCAATGACTACACTACGCATTGAAGTAGCTAGATTATCTTTAGATCCCACAGCGTCAACTCGCTGCCACAAACTATTAGTATTGGCTTTAGCGTAAGGATCTATCAATACCTTGTTTTGATTGAACCGATATCCCGCCCCGTGCAAATCTTGAGAACCATCAACCCGATAGGCATAGAAAGTTCCAGGTCGCAATCCCCTGACGTAGACATGCCAAAAGTAGAAACTTTTATTGTGCTTGGGATTGAGTTGAATAACCTGCATTGGTTCGGCATCATCATGTTGCTCAAATAACAACAACTCAACAGATGTGGCAAATTCTGACAAGATGGAAAAATTTACTCCATCTTTATCTGGTACAG
Coding sequences within:
- a CDS encoding sensor histidine kinase, producing MIEIRALRQVSLFSKLTDEQLHWLTERAIETWLEPGEFLNLEGDPPDKFYVLLEGEIRLIKKVSNAEKHIMTFGPGTFTGHELILLDSPYLGSGRAFSQSHVLIWDNTTFWEILATIPSITRDLLMITAQRVEILESTSRHHQKLAALGTLAAGLAHELNNPAAAVSRGMKQLQQVFPQLLSLALKLNQLQLTKAQLELLDQMLHEAIERTKTSSYLDPLIQSDKEDEILSWLDMYGVIDGWKLAHTLVSAGIDTQWLETVAQNVPIESLDRVFSWIDATLTGVGLLDEIEHSTQRISALVKSIKEYSYMDQAPMQEVDIHQGIESTLTILGHKLNSGVTVSRQYDRHLPRIWAYGSELNQVWTNLIDNAIDAMAGKGEIRIRTAQENNCVLVEIADSGPGISPEIKERIFEPFFTTKGVGEGTGLGLVISYRIVVEKHQGDIRIFSKPGNTCFQVYLPFTPSQITSKGENVCAQLVPI
- the glgX gene encoding glycogen debranching protein GlgX, which encodes MTSIVVQPQVEQLTTKYQIESGCPHPCGAVPDKDGVNFSILSEFATSVELLLFEQHDDAEPMQVIQLNPKHNKSFYFWHVYVRGLRPGTFYAYRVDGSQDLHGAGYRFNQNKVLIDPYAKANTNSLWQRVDAVGSKDNLATSMRSVVIDISDYDWEGDRPLNRPMNETVIYELHVGGFTKSSTSKAQYPGTFAGVIEKIPYLKELGITAVELLPIFDFDETEVLREVNGKQLKDYWGYNPHSFFAPEGSYCTQSEAGCQIDEFRDMVKALHKAGIEVILDVVFNHTSEGNHLGPTINFKGLGNNSYYHVVSFDKQYYMDYSGCGNTFNCNHPITEKLILDSLEFWVKEMHVDGFRFDEGSILSRGEDGTPLAHPPLIWHIETSETLADTKIIAEAWDAAGLYQIGYFPGYRWAEWNGRFRDDIRRFVKGDPGLVGAVAWRIGGSADLYQANRHLPINSVNFITCHDGFTLNDLVSYNYKHNEANGEDNRDGINDNLSWNCGAEGETESPEIDALRQRQIKNLTTILLFSQGVPMIVAGDEVRRTQQGNNNAYCQNNEISWFDWNLVNQNADIFRFFKLMINFRKGYCHSALRRRNFFNGQVNERGLADISWHGVKVFKPGWDDPDARSLAFTLGGFDGEPDIHVMLNMHWEQLDFEMPSVPGREWYEVVNTAKPSPLDIVESGQETLVSGNTYSVQDRTIVVLISK
- a CDS encoding AGE family epimerase/isomerase, producing MNQIEFTFSDMLAGYVTEFNPQKGSVGSFSLKTSDGRLFEVTLTANTYAELMRNLGEPYHDCTSQMVSFLVPNRYVFVYGIFYPETQQNKFEAKHIVFAGRTENEYLFEKPDWWTKQIRSLANFYLNAQFEDGEIDFRKYRTGIGLVGAKEGSNRQETDTISRLVYGFATAYMLTGEDRYLEAAEKGTEYLREHMRFLDNSEGIAYWYHAIDVKPDGSEQKIFSSEFGDDYNAIPAYEQIYALAGPTQTYRVTGDPRIMKDVELTVNLFNRYFLDKSDKGGFFSHIDPISFSPYSETLGHNRAKKNWNSVGDHAPAYLINLWLATGKEEYANFLESTFDTIEQRFPDYENSPFVQERFYEDWSHDTTWGWQQNRAVVGHNLKIAWNLMRMNNLKPKDKYVALAEKIAGIMPQVGSDLQRGGWYDVVERTLGSDEKFHRCVWHDRKAWWQQEQAILAYLILAGSSDKPDFLKLARESSAFYNAWFLDYEAGGIYFNVLANGLPYLLGTERGKGSHSMSGYHSFELAYLSTVYTNLLLTQQPMDLYFKPKPGGFENNILRVQPDILPPDSVHIGQVWINGQPYYDFDPNQLTVKLPLSQENLKVRVRIVPIKLFFDATCLEVTSDTAKISLKGLLDASGIEILEEELQKATTEPIKRVVLLLEDLECITSAGLRSLVFIKQKLGSDVEMQIVGAQENVKNFLMMSSFYQEVTLLDEEAIAPPPLAMATV
- a CDS encoding low temperature requirement protein A, with the translated sequence MKSWWRPPELRIQESNLEPRHATWLELFFDLSFVVAIGQLAENLSQNISLVGFLTFVGLFIPIWWSWLNSTYYSNLFDTDDLLHRLLTAANMVAVVALAVNLHDGFNETSVGFALSYTAIRILLIVEFLRAGWHIVAARPLTTRAAKSFGVAALLWLISAFMPIPVRFGFWILGLTVDLSMALTAGSAVHVKLAPHDSHLPERFGLFTLIVLGESFWAVIRGVEQQPWSISSGIAIVFSISIIFSLWWIYFENLGGSAIQAARTCRSIAAYQTWLYVHLPLVIGLTATGVGLEHLLSITPDLVVPLAERCLICTGVVLCFLSLGIIYIAGLSNKARLHCKIRAMYRFGSAALVLVFAIAGADLLPVELIGLIAAVCATQIILDLRQVRVAS
- a CDS encoding DJ-1/PfpI family protein, with the translated sequence MIPRSLGGKKIAVLVESEFIPEEMEAYQQRFSELKATVHFMSRLWGQSSVRFFSDTVEGEIPKTLDVEIDFQDVDVNDYAAVIMGANYTSVRLRYFEPPPGMPISGEQVRNSPAVKFYAEAMKNPKIIKGALCHGLWLITPMPELLKDRRVICHEVVLADIVNAGAIYEPAPTGVVVDGDLVTGRSRHEVYPFIDAITEQIQQVTSATNLFSNRKTSTFQPVVRIAS
- a CDS encoding UBP-type zinc finger domain-containing protein encodes the protein MRSTCTHLNQIHQVTPSAVGCQECLAMGDRWVHLRICQICGHVGCCDSSKNKHATHHFQMTGHPIVKSFESGENWGWCYVDHTFIEVP
- a CDS encoding FAD-dependent oxidoreductase; protein product: MILSNPVLFAVDDDPGVLRVIELDLRREYGSRFRVIRADSGIKALKTLEQIKLRNESVGLFLVDQRMPQMTGTEFLEHAMKLFPTAKRVLLTAYADTDAAIRAINNAKIDYYLFKPWEPPEENLFPVLNDLLDDWLSSFRPPFQGIRVVGSRWSPHLHQIKDFLARNQVPYQCLDIEAKPEARQLVANLGSNVNELPVAIFPDGSYLVQPTNMQLAEKIGLKTRAEMPFYDLAIVGSGPAGLAAAVYGASEGLRTVLIEKEAPGGQAGTSSRIENYLGFPVGLSGSDLARRAVAQAKRFGVEILTPQEVREIRVQDPYRQIVLNDGVEISCHAVVVSTGVSYRQLEIPGIDRLTGAGVYYGAAMTEAISCLNEEVYIVGGANSAGQAAIYISKYARHVTILVRGDSLAQSMSQYLIDQIELTENITVQLHSQVIEVQGEKFLETITISNQITGEQQTVSTHFLFILIGAKPQVDWLCDVVERDKQGFILSGSDLMRDGKYPHGWKLNRPPFLLESSVPGIFVAGDVRHGSVKRVASAVGEGAIAIQFVHQYLSHI
- a CDS encoding pentapeptide repeat-containing protein → MLKLFFSIAALSTALIYLTDRSSLGSQYFSNKNIKSGLPVCHIKTEDGTVVDLTDLCGTDAQKNSPDSPIKRLLKTKNCSKCNLKDVNLTGANLIGADLSYANLSGANLSGANLIGANLTGANTTNIILKRTVMPDGSIHD